Proteins co-encoded in one Gemmatimonadaceae bacterium genomic window:
- the menC gene encoding o-succinylbenzoate synthase: MFSIQRITLREIRLTLKEPFRISSGVVTERRICLLELHTADGVTGWSECVAGEQPNYSPETIDTAWHAIREWLAARVLGVEFAEPGDVFAALDRNIRGHHMAKAAVEMGCWDVAARQRGVALSRLLGGTRDRVPTGISIGIQRDPDALVARAKQAVAQGYRKIKMKIEPGSDVEFVRAVREELGPGLHLMADANSAYSLRDADHLKQLDAFNLIMIEQPLDREDLLRHAKLQRVLATPICLDESITSVDRAADMIELDAGRIVNIKPGRVGGFAVSKAIHDLCLQHAVPVWCGGMFESGVGRSHNVALASLPNFSLPGDVSPSARYWERDIVTPEWTMDRDGMVHVPLHAAGIGVTVDTGRVDDLTVRREEFTA; this comes from the coding sequence GTGTTCTCCATCCAGCGCATCACCCTCCGCGAGATCCGCCTCACGCTCAAGGAGCCGTTCCGCATCTCGTCGGGCGTGGTCACGGAGCGCCGCATCTGCCTGCTCGAGTTGCACACCGCCGACGGCGTGACGGGCTGGAGCGAGTGCGTGGCCGGCGAGCAGCCCAACTACAGCCCCGAGACCATCGACACCGCCTGGCATGCCATTCGCGAATGGCTGGCCGCCCGCGTGCTCGGCGTGGAGTTCGCCGAGCCGGGCGACGTGTTCGCCGCCCTCGACCGGAACATCCGCGGGCACCACATGGCCAAGGCGGCGGTCGAGATGGGCTGCTGGGACGTGGCGGCGCGCCAGCGCGGCGTCGCCCTGTCGCGCCTTCTCGGCGGCACCCGCGACCGCGTGCCCACGGGGATCTCCATCGGCATCCAGCGCGATCCCGACGCTCTGGTCGCGCGGGCCAAGCAGGCCGTGGCGCAGGGCTACCGCAAGATCAAGATGAAGATCGAGCCGGGCTCCGACGTGGAGTTCGTGCGCGCCGTGCGCGAGGAGCTGGGTCCCGGGCTGCACCTCATGGCCGACGCCAACTCCGCGTATTCGCTGCGCGACGCCGATCACCTCAAGCAGCTGGATGCGTTCAACCTGATCATGATCGAGCAGCCCCTGGACCGCGAGGACCTGCTCCGTCACGCCAAGCTGCAGCGCGTGCTCGCCACGCCGATCTGCCTCGACGAGTCCATCACCAGCGTCGATCGCGCCGCCGACATGATCGAGCTCGACGCCGGCCGCATCGTCAACATCAAGCCGGGCCGCGTGGGCGGGTTCGCGGTGTCCAAGGCCATCCACGACCTCTGCCTCCAGCACGCCGTGCCGGTCTGGTGCGGCGGCATGTTCGAGAGCGGCGTGGGCCGGTCGCACAACGTGGCGCTCGCCTCGCTGCCCAACTTCTCGCTTCCCGGCGACGTGTCGCCCAGCGCGCGGTATTGGGAGCGCGACATCGTCACGCCCGAGTGGACCATGGACCGCGATGGCATGGTGCACGTGCCGCTCCATGCCGCCGGAATCGGCGTGACCGTGGACACCGGCCGCGTGGATGACCTCACCGTGCGCCGCGAGGAATTCACGGCGTGA
- a CDS encoding twin-arginine translocation signal domain-containing protein has product MSDLSRRDFLARSAALGLGAAVSSPGLQRLLRAGAAARLDAEALPAVASLRAGDLTLGNSAIRGTWTVADGRLRAVRVDDRVNNRAFTPPATVFSLAMADGTRLSADEMHVVAPPRTEPLRASPAASRMAERVGGQQVTVVLRDAAGTLEATWRAVLRDGSRYLRQEITLRALGAPVPVRAITLVDLHAPRATVTGTVKGSPVVFDDWYVGFEHPLSLSAVDGDHVTCTLPRELPVRPGAAFAVSSVIGAVRTGQLRRDFLAYVERERAHPYRTFLHYNSWYDIGYFSKYSEAEALAVIDAFGQELHRKRGVVLSSFLFDDGWDDPKTLWGFGPGFPHGFTNLRTEAARYGAAPGVWLSPWGGYGQPQKDRLKYGEAQGFETNKGGFALSGPKYYQRFHDTCVEFIRKYGVNQFKIDGTGNASTVIPGSQFDSDFDAAIALIGDLRAVKPDLYVNLTTGTYPSPFWLRYADSIWRGGEDHSFAGVGTWRQQWMTYRDADTHEHVVKRGALYPLNSLMLHGLIYAKHANHLMDDPGGDFNDEIRVYFGNGTQLQEMYVTPSNLTADNWNTLAESANWSRRNAEALRDTHWVGGDPANLEPYGWAAWSPAGATLTLRNPSDRWQTIALDPAQAFELPDGAARRYTARSPWSADRGQPPFAIQAGREHAFRLAPFQVLNLDVTAVT; this is encoded by the coding sequence ATGTCTGATCTCTCCCGTCGTGACTTTCTCGCGCGCAGCGCCGCGCTCGGACTCGGCGCCGCCGTCTCCTCGCCCGGGCTCCAGCGGCTGCTCCGCGCCGGAGCCGCCGCCCGCCTGGACGCCGAAGCGCTCCCCGCCGTCGCGTCGCTGCGCGCCGGCGATCTCACCCTGGGCAACAGCGCCATCCGCGGCACCTGGACCGTGGCCGACGGGCGGCTCCGTGCCGTGCGCGTGGACGACCGGGTCAACAACCGCGCGTTCACTCCGCCGGCCACCGTGTTCTCGCTCGCCATGGCCGACGGCACGCGGCTGTCGGCGGACGAGATGCACGTCGTGGCGCCGCCCCGCACCGAGCCGCTGCGCGCCAGCCCGGCGGCGTCGCGCATGGCCGAGCGCGTGGGCGGACAGCAGGTCACCGTCGTCCTCCGCGACGCCGCCGGCACGCTCGAGGCCACCTGGCGCGCCGTGCTGCGCGACGGCTCGCGCTACCTGCGCCAGGAGATCACCCTGCGCGCCCTCGGCGCTCCGGTCCCCGTGCGCGCCATCACGCTGGTGGACCTGCACGCGCCCCGCGCGACCGTCACCGGGACGGTCAAGGGCAGCCCGGTCGTGTTCGACGACTGGTATGTGGGGTTCGAGCATCCGCTGTCGCTGAGCGCCGTGGACGGCGACCACGTGACGTGCACGCTGCCCCGCGAACTGCCGGTCCGGCCGGGCGCGGCCTTTGCCGTGTCGTCGGTGATCGGCGCCGTGCGCACTGGCCAGCTGCGGCGCGACTTTCTGGCGTACGTGGAGCGTGAGCGCGCGCACCCGTATCGCACGTTCCTGCACTACAACTCCTGGTACGACATCGGCTACTTCTCCAAGTATTCCGAGGCCGAAGCGCTGGCCGTGATCGACGCGTTCGGCCAGGAACTGCATCGCAAGCGCGGCGTGGTGCTGTCGTCGTTCCTGTTCGACGACGGCTGGGACGACCCCAAGACCCTCTGGGGATTCGGGCCCGGCTTCCCGCACGGCTTCACCAACCTGCGCACCGAGGCGGCCAGATACGGCGCCGCGCCCGGCGTGTGGCTGTCGCCGTGGGGCGGATACGGCCAGCCTCAGAAGGATCGACTCAAGTACGGCGAGGCCCAGGGGTTCGAGACCAACAAGGGGGGATTCGCGCTGTCCGGCCCCAAGTACTACCAACGGTTCCACGACACGTGCGTGGAGTTCATCCGCAAATACGGCGTGAACCAGTTCAAGATCGACGGCACCGGCAACGCGTCCACGGTGATTCCCGGCAGCCAGTTCGACAGCGACTTCGACGCCGCCATCGCCCTCATCGGCGATCTGCGCGCCGTGAAGCCCGACCTCTATGTGAACCTCACCACGGGCACGTATCCGTCGCCCTTCTGGCTGCGCTACGCGGATTCGATCTGGCGGGGCGGGGAAGACCACTCGTTCGCCGGCGTCGGCACCTGGCGCCAGCAGTGGATGACGTACCGCGACGCCGACACGCACGAGCACGTGGTCAAGCGGGGCGCCCTCTACCCGCTCAACTCGCTCATGCTCCACGGGCTCATCTACGCGAAGCACGCCAACCACCTCATGGACGATCCCGGCGGCGACTTCAACGACGAGATCCGCGTCTACTTCGGCAACGGCACGCAGTTGCAGGAGATGTACGTCACGCCGTCCAACCTCACCGCCGACAACTGGAACACGCTCGCCGAGAGCGCCAACTGGTCGCGGCGGAATGCCGAGGCGCTCCGCGACACGCACTGGGTGGGCGGCGATCCGGCCAATCTGGAACCGTACGGATGGGCCGCCTGGTCCCCGGCCGGGGCCACGCTCACCCTGCGCAACCCCAGCGATCGGTGGCAGACCATCGCGCTCGATCCGGCGCAGGCGTTCGAGCTGCCCGACGGTGCCGCGCGCCGCTATACCGCCCGCAGCCCATGGTCGGCCGATCGCGGGCAGCCGCCGTTCGCGATTCAGGCCGGACGCGAGCACGCCTTCCGCCTGGCGCCGTTCCAGGTGCTGAATCTGGACGTGACGGCCGTCACGTGA
- a CDS encoding M20 family metallopeptidase, whose product MSALALPAGVAARFSPDQIQTLLRLRREIHAHPELALHEHETAERLDRALSAIPGADVRRVAGTGVVARIPGRDRRAPMVAIRGDIDALPIHENTGLPFASTRDGVMHACGHDVHAAWAVGAALLLAAHPAAGDVLVVLQPAEEIGRGALAMLESGALDGVACIFGGHVDRRFDVGQAVADAGPLAASADTFTIELTGQGAHAARPHEAADPVVGAAALITALQTIVARRLNPATPGVVTVASIHAGTAPNVIPDRAVLGGTVRAVEPRSRELMLGEVRRMAESVAASYGLGARVELELGTPPLVNSARGAAWARAAASAVLGETGVVPLGFMNMGGEDFAHYLEHMEGCFLRIGAREPGGPATAAHSPRFAPAEEAIFCGAAILAECARQAGDTLIGGAERSARAG is encoded by the coding sequence GTGAGCGCGCTCGCGCTCCCGGCGGGCGTGGCGGCGCGCTTCTCGCCCGACCAGATCCAGACGCTGCTGCGCCTGCGTCGAGAGATCCACGCCCACCCGGAGTTGGCGCTGCACGAGCACGAGACCGCCGAGCGGCTCGATCGGGCGCTGTCGGCCATTCCGGGCGCCGACGTGCGCCGCGTGGCCGGCACCGGCGTCGTGGCGCGCATCCCGGGGCGCGACCGCCGCGCCCCCATGGTGGCCATCCGCGGCGACATCGACGCGCTGCCCATTCATGAGAACACGGGGCTGCCGTTCGCGTCCACGCGCGACGGCGTGATGCACGCCTGCGGACACGACGTGCATGCCGCGTGGGCCGTGGGGGCGGCGCTCCTCCTTGCCGCGCACCCCGCCGCCGGCGACGTGCTGGTGGTGCTGCAGCCTGCCGAGGAGATCGGGCGCGGCGCGCTGGCCATGCTCGAGAGCGGCGCGCTGGACGGCGTGGCGTGCATCTTCGGCGGGCACGTGGATCGCCGGTTCGACGTGGGGCAGGCGGTGGCCGATGCGGGCCCGTTGGCCGCGTCGGCCGACACGTTCACCATCGAACTCACGGGCCAGGGCGCGCACGCCGCGCGCCCCCACGAGGCCGCCGACCCCGTGGTCGGCGCCGCGGCGCTGATCACGGCGCTGCAGACGATCGTGGCCCGGCGCCTCAACCCCGCGACCCCGGGCGTGGTGACCGTCGCGTCCATCCACGCCGGCACCGCCCCCAACGTCATCCCCGACCGCGCCGTGCTGGGCGGCACCGTGCGCGCGGTCGAGCCGAGGTCCCGGGAGTTGATGCTGGGCGAGGTGCGCCGGATGGCAGAATCCGTGGCGGCGAGTTACGGGCTGGGAGCGCGGGTCGAACTCGAACTCGGCACGCCCCCCCTGGTGAACTCCGCGCGGGGCGCGGCTTGGGCCCGCGCTGCGGCCTCCGCCGTGCTGGGCGAAACCGGTGTGGTACCGTTAGGATTCATGAACATGGGCGGCGAGGACTTTGCCCATTATCTGGAGCATATGGAAGGCTGTTTCTTGCGCATCGGGGCGCGTGAGCCCGGTGGACCAGCCACGGCCGCGCACTCGCCGCGCTTCGCACCGGCGGAGGAGGCGATCTTCTGTGGCGCCGCAATCCTGGCGGAGTGCGCGCGACAGGCCGGCGATACGCTGATCGGCGGAGCGGAACGCTCCGCTCGCGCGGGGTAA
- a CDS encoding response regulator — MQDPGTPASADWYRQIYESVALPVLMFDAQSHRIVAVNQAAVEQYGYSREEFIGLSVLEVRPPEDHAEVRKVLAAMPHGFWKASAVRHRRKDGSVFRVDVWSRDTIVDGRPVRVSTISDVSERVQLEHELRHAQKMEAVGRLAGGVAHDFNNVLTSIIGYSELLLERLRDDADATADVQDIRRSADRAAALTRQLLAFSRQQVMRIEIVPLHDVVERVRMLLGRVIGEDIELQTQLAPTTWPVRVDPGQVEQVIMNLAVNARDAMPAGGTLLLSTQNVTLREDASADALTIPAGDYAELLVRDTGTGMDAITRARVFEPFFTTKPAPEGTGLGLSMVYGIIRQSNGFITVESAPGRGTTFRILLPRAGRATPLSTAAVRAPAGDGHRTVLVVEDEDAVRRITCRVLERLGYTVVAAADGDEALAIVARGGPVIDLLVTDLLMPRMNGRELAGQLAATFPALRVLFVSGYTDEAIGQHGMLRPGTGFLQKPFSIESLGEAVKRVLHDPNP, encoded by the coding sequence TTGCAGGATCCCGGAACTCCCGCATCGGCGGACTGGTACCGGCAGATCTACGAGTCGGTGGCGCTGCCGGTCCTGATGTTCGATGCCCAGTCGCACCGCATCGTGGCCGTGAACCAGGCGGCCGTGGAGCAGTACGGCTATTCTCGCGAAGAATTCATCGGCCTGTCGGTGCTGGAGGTCCGGCCGCCGGAAGACCACGCGGAGGTGCGGAAGGTGCTCGCCGCCATGCCGCACGGGTTCTGGAAGGCATCGGCGGTGCGCCACCGTCGCAAGGACGGGTCCGTGTTCCGCGTCGACGTCTGGTCGCGAGACACGATCGTGGACGGCCGCCCGGTGCGCGTCTCCACCATCAGCGACGTGAGCGAACGCGTGCAATTGGAGCATGAGCTGCGGCACGCCCAGAAGATGGAGGCGGTGGGCCGCCTGGCGGGGGGCGTCGCCCACGACTTCAACAACGTGCTCACGTCGATCATCGGCTACTCCGAACTCCTGCTCGAGCGCCTGCGCGACGACGCCGACGCGACGGCCGACGTGCAGGATATCCGCCGGTCCGCCGATCGCGCCGCGGCGCTCACCCGGCAGCTCCTCGCGTTCAGCCGGCAGCAGGTGATGCGCATCGAGATCGTGCCGCTCCACGACGTCGTGGAGCGCGTCCGGATGCTGCTCGGCCGCGTGATCGGCGAGGACATCGAACTGCAGACGCAGCTCGCCCCCACCACCTGGCCCGTGCGCGTGGATCCCGGCCAGGTGGAGCAGGTGATCATGAACCTGGCCGTCAACGCCCGCGACGCGATGCCCGCCGGCGGCACGCTCCTCCTGTCCACGCAGAACGTGACGTTGCGGGAGGACGCGTCGGCCGACGCGCTCACCATCCCGGCGGGGGATTACGCCGAGCTCCTGGTGCGCGATACGGGAACAGGTATGGACGCCATCACCCGGGCCCGGGTGTTCGAGCCGTTCTTCACCACCAAGCCGGCTCCCGAGGGCACGGGGCTCGGCCTGTCCATGGTCTACGGGATCATCCGCCAGAGCAACGGCTTCATCACGGTCGAGTCGGCGCCCGGTCGTGGAACGACGTTCCGCATCCTGCTCCCGCGCGCCGGACGCGCCACGCCGCTGTCCACTGCCGCCGTGCGCGCCCCGGCCGGCGACGGCCACCGGACGGTGCTCGTCGTGGAGGACGAGGACGCCGTGCGCCGCATCACGTGCCGCGTCCTCGAGCGACTGGGTTACACCGTGGTCGCCGCGGCCGACGGCGACGAGGCGCTCGCCATCGTCGCCCGCGGCGGGCCGGTGATCGACCTGCTCGTCACCGACCTGCTCATGCCGCGCATGAATGGGCGTGAGCTCGCCGGCCAGCTCGCCGCCACCTTTCCCGCGTTGCGCGTGCTCTTCGTGTCGGGATACACCGACGAGGCCATCGGCCAACACGGCATGTTGCGCCCCGGCACGGGGTTCCTCCAGAAACCGTTCTCCATCGAATCGCTGGGCGAGGCGGTGAAGAGAGTGCTCCACGATCCGAACCCGTGA